The Thiomicrorhabdus aquaedulcis sequence TGCCCAGGGTTTCTTCTTGCAGTTGGGTTTTTAGGTTGTGGTATTGGGCGTTAATGTATTCAACTTGCGAAAAATTGGTGCGCGCAATTTGGCGCACTTGGGTGATTTGTTCTGGCGTTAACTCAAGGGTGTCTAAATTATCGATGACCACGGGCATTAACACCGCCACGGGTGAGGATGGTTTAAAGTCTTGAGCCGCTTGAGCATGGGCTAAGTTGGACTGCAGAGCCAAGCTACTTAGAAGGGTGACGCTCAATAGGCAAGTCTTTAGTTTTCTGATGCGTACAAGGGAATTTAACATGGCGGTTCTCCTAGTTTTGTTTTGCAACACGAATCGTTAACGGGTAAAAGTTTTGTTAAGTATGACTTAATTTAAGTCCGATAATGCCGGCAATAATTAATAACACGCTGATGATTCGTCCGGCGGAAATGGGTTCGGCCAGCATAATGATACCAAAAATGACTGTACCCACCGCGCCCACACCCACCCAAATGGCGTAAGCGGTGCTGGCCGGCAGGCTTTTCATGGCAAGGCTGAGCAGCCACACGCTTAACACCATAGCCACCAGCGTTCCCAGGGTCGGCCAAAGCCGCGTAAAGCCTTCGGTGTATTTTA is a genomic window containing:
- the sugE gene encoding quaternary ammonium compound efflux SMR transporter SugE, whose protein sequence is MAWAILILAGLFEVVWAVGLKYTEGFTRLWPTLGTLVAMVLSVWLLSLAMKSLPASTAYAIWVGVGAVGTVIFGIIMLAEPISAGRIISVLLIIAGIIGLKLSHT